The Spirosoma foliorum genome has a window encoding:
- a CDS encoding PorP/SprF family type IX secretion system membrane protein has protein sequence MSNQFSKKHWAVVLLLILGIGSSQVRAQQDKMFSQYMFNMMALNPAYAGSRDVLSMSALYRNQWTGLPGAPQTATFTMDMPLNNERVGVGLQLYSDKIGVLQEAGGFASYAFRIKVGAKTTLALGLQGGASSYQLNLTDVKTSPDNQVDPAFASNISKVLPNFGTGVYLSNDRAYLSLSVPRLIKNKLSEYNVGDYRSVQARQAYLAAGFVVGLTPGIKMKPSLLVKYAEGAPLGFDGNINFWFADRISIGASIRRNQFSSWAKYTTDAVVGLLEVQLTDQFRFGYAYDYTMNGLQSVAPSSHEIMIRYEFGFGKNKILTPRYF, from the coding sequence ATGTCAAATCAGTTTTCAAAAAAACATTGGGCAGTCGTGCTGCTACTGATCCTTGGGATCGGTAGCAGCCAGGTCCGGGCTCAGCAGGACAAGATGTTCTCGCAGTACATGTTCAACATGATGGCCCTTAACCCGGCCTATGCCGGTAGTCGAGATGTGCTGAGCATGTCGGCACTCTACCGGAACCAGTGGACTGGCTTACCGGGTGCGCCCCAGACCGCTACGTTCACGATGGATATGCCCCTGAATAATGAACGGGTTGGCGTCGGATTGCAGCTCTACAGCGATAAGATTGGTGTCTTGCAGGAAGCCGGTGGCTTTGCCTCTTACGCCTTTCGTATCAAAGTAGGCGCTAAGACAACCCTGGCGTTGGGCTTACAAGGAGGTGCATCGAGCTATCAACTTAATTTAACGGACGTAAAAACGTCGCCTGATAATCAAGTTGACCCAGCTTTTGCTTCCAACATCTCAAAGGTTCTGCCGAACTTCGGTACGGGTGTCTACCTGAGCAATGACCGGGCTTATCTGAGCTTATCGGTGCCTCGCTTGATTAAAAACAAACTGAGCGAGTACAACGTAGGCGACTATCGGTCGGTGCAGGCTCGCCAGGCTTATTTAGCCGCTGGGTTTGTGGTTGGGCTAACACCAGGCATCAAAATGAAGCCATCGTTGCTGGTAAAATATGCTGAAGGTGCGCCACTGGGCTTCGATGGAAACATCAACTTCTGGTTTGCCGATCGTATTTCTATTGGTGCATCGATTCGCCGAAATCAGTTTTCGTCATGGGCTAAGTACACCACCGACGCTGTCGTTGGCTTGCTTGAGGTTCAGCTAACGGACCAGTTCCGATTCGGCTATGCCTATGATTACACGATGAACGGCTTACAGAGTGTAGCCCCTAGTTCGCACGAAATTATGATTCGGTATGAGTTCGGTTTTGGTAAAAACAAAATCCTGACACCGCGTTATTTTTAA
- a CDS encoding carboxypeptidase regulatory-like domain-containing protein, with protein sequence MTRILPIIALLWLFVSPLMAQSLIKQADRQFDQLAYTKAIELYEQALTKQTAMSDVDRRDARAKLGYSYQQTRDMPNAERVYHDLVSGGDLPADYSKCYLFYAQALASNGKYKEAQAAYDKYGSVQNSDKRAPSFSKLYSDVSALTKNAGSYKVEFLSMNTKRAEFSPVLYKEGLVFVSAGTGGNGIKRVFKWNNTPFLDLYYLPDAQTLRGKASSLGGSKTVTKRPQTRLIRPLGSDDFTAPTANDSKTIGFYGGTNLSLGYEDQPISESDRFSRTLNTKYHEGPATFTKDGSRVIFTRNNFNEGEYRKSSDGVNKLKLYTATQTNGIWSKAEELPFNSDEYSTGHPTLSKDDQLLYFSSDRPGGLGGTDIYVSKWTNGKWSEPVNLGKEVNTKGNELFPFVDEKGNIYFSSDGRPGLGDLDMFYAQLTPDGQQGVLARNLGEPLNSPKDDFGIVTDGDRMRGYFSSNRKNGGADDDVYRFTREGSLYPCRELTVSVTDADSKQPLANTSVAWDNAANDKQKQLKTDSEGLVRICLDVDSDFKFLASHEGYTDSKVGFSTKDLSDDQPSRLEIPLTKPKAEESTAMTTLRGRVTTQTDKTPIAGVKVVLVNDCDGSKQEAITGEDGSYEFSVKPGCNYSLEAMKDNMATMGSRISKEGVGSTDLTMFKKGDVVKIDNIYYNLNKSNIRPDAAVELNKVVDLMKKYPTMTIEMRSHTDSRATAKYNNTLSTSRARAAVAYLKSKGIAAKRMVAKGYGESELLNKCKDGVNCPEEEHQQNRRTEIKILKLD encoded by the coding sequence ATGACACGAATTCTTCCTATCATCGCTCTTCTCTGGCTGTTCGTCAGTCCACTGATGGCCCAGTCGCTGATTAAACAAGCCGACCGCCAGTTCGACCAGTTAGCCTATACAAAGGCCATAGAGTTATACGAGCAGGCTCTTACCAAACAAACCGCTATGTCAGACGTCGACCGTCGGGACGCGAGAGCCAAGCTGGGATATAGCTATCAGCAAACTCGTGATATGCCCAATGCCGAACGGGTTTACCATGACTTGGTGAGTGGGGGAGATTTACCGGCAGATTATTCCAAGTGCTACCTTTTTTATGCACAGGCCCTGGCCAGCAATGGTAAGTACAAGGAAGCTCAGGCAGCCTACGATAAATATGGTAGTGTACAGAATTCCGACAAACGGGCGCCATCATTTTCAAAGCTCTATAGCGATGTAAGCGCATTAACGAAAAATGCGGGTAGCTATAAAGTTGAATTCCTAAGTATGAATACAAAACGGGCCGAGTTCAGTCCGGTACTGTATAAAGAGGGGCTTGTATTTGTGTCGGCGGGTACGGGTGGAAATGGTATCAAGCGCGTTTTCAAATGGAACAATACCCCTTTCCTGGATTTGTATTATCTGCCTGATGCGCAAACGTTACGCGGTAAAGCCTCAAGTTTGGGGGGAAGTAAAACAGTTACAAAACGGCCCCAAACCCGACTGATTCGACCATTGGGTAGTGATGATTTCACGGCTCCAACTGCCAATGACTCAAAAACAATAGGTTTCTATGGGGGTACCAATCTTAGCCTAGGCTATGAAGATCAGCCAATTAGCGAATCTGATCGGTTTAGCCGGACGTTGAATACCAAATACCACGAAGGGCCCGCTACGTTTACAAAAGATGGTTCGCGGGTGATCTTTACGCGAAACAACTTCAATGAAGGCGAGTATCGGAAGAGTAGCGATGGGGTGAATAAACTAAAGCTCTATACCGCAACCCAAACAAATGGTATCTGGAGTAAAGCAGAAGAATTGCCGTTCAATAGCGACGAATATTCGACGGGGCACCCAACTCTCTCTAAAGATGATCAACTTCTGTACTTCTCGTCAGATCGGCCCGGTGGATTAGGTGGTACCGATATCTATGTCTCTAAGTGGACCAATGGGAAATGGAGTGAGCCGGTTAATCTGGGTAAAGAAGTGAACACAAAAGGGAACGAGCTATTCCCATTTGTTGATGAAAAAGGGAATATTTATTTCTCGTCCGATGGTCGTCCTGGTCTGGGTGATCTGGATATGTTCTACGCACAACTCACGCCCGATGGCCAGCAAGGCGTACTCGCACGTAACCTGGGCGAACCGCTTAACTCGCCTAAAGATGATTTTGGTATTGTAACAGATGGCGACCGGATGCGCGGTTATTTCAGCAGTAACCGTAAAAATGGGGGTGCCGATGATGATGTGTATCGTTTCACGCGTGAGGGATCACTTTATCCATGTCGTGAGTTAACGGTGAGTGTTACCGATGCCGATTCGAAGCAACCACTAGCAAATACCTCTGTTGCCTGGGATAATGCAGCCAACGATAAACAAAAGCAACTGAAAACCGATTCGGAGGGCTTGGTTCGTATTTGTCTGGATGTAGATAGTGACTTTAAATTCCTGGCCAGCCACGAAGGATACACCGACAGTAAAGTTGGTTTCTCAACAAAGGATTTGTCTGATGATCAGCCTTCTCGTTTAGAAATTCCTCTGACAAAACCGAAAGCAGAAGAGTCTACAGCCATGACTACCTTGCGTGGTCGGGTAACGACTCAAACCGACAAAACTCCAATTGCCGGTGTAAAAGTTGTGTTAGTGAATGATTGCGATGGTAGTAAGCAGGAAGCCATTACAGGTGAGGATGGTAGCTATGAGTTTTCCGTAAAGCCAGGTTGCAACTATTCGCTCGAAGCCATGAAGGACAATATGGCTACAATGGGCAGTCGTATTTCCAAAGAAGGTGTTGGCTCAACCGACCTGACTATGTTTAAGAAGGGTGATGTTGTTAAAATCGATAACATCTACTACAACCTTAACAAATCGAATATTCGTCCCGATGCGGCTGTTGAGTTGAACAAAGTGGTTGACTTGATGAAGAAGTACCCAACTATGACCATCGAAATGCGCTCCCATACCGATAGTCGGGCAACGGCCAAATACAACAATACATTGTCGACCAGTCGGGCAAGGGCTGCCGTCGCTTACCTAAAATCGAAAGGTATTGCGGCTAAACGAATGGTGGCCAAAGGCTACGGGGAGAGCGAATTATTGAATAAATGCAAAGATGGCGTGAACTGTCCTGAAGAAGAACATCAGCAAAACCGTCGGACCGAGATTAAAATTCTCAAGTTGGATTAA
- a CDS encoding PorP/SprF family type IX secretion system membrane protein, which yields MRLGFLTSTISFLIAGFLLLSAQCVYAQKEVLYSQYLLNPLSINPAYAGSRESLHLSAFLRRKWISVRYAPVTQSVAVDGAVANGKVGLGFQALNDKMGIYTTQGAYGSVAYRFNLPALAKLSIGVQGGVSVIPLYDVTTATSINKAVASLGVGVYYQSDRLFAGVSAPELSGQVTDLTGRYIYKSVRPIMIQAGMPIEVAENTVLIPSVLISKIADRDLGFDINLRAWFNEQIGLGLSYRQNSPGVISTNYVQAIAEYQLTKAIRLAYTFNSQTPESPNAMQYDQKSVHEIMLRFSPNVLTFKY from the coding sequence ATGCGCTTAGGTTTCCTTACCTCAACTATTTCTTTTTTGATCGCTGGCTTTTTACTGCTATCGGCCCAGTGTGTTTACGCACAAAAAGAAGTTTTGTACTCACAGTACCTCTTAAACCCCTTAAGTATCAACCCCGCTTATGCCGGAAGTCGTGAATCATTACATCTATCGGCCTTCCTCCGACGCAAATGGATTAGTGTTCGGTATGCACCCGTTACGCAGAGCGTGGCAGTTGATGGGGCTGTAGCCAATGGCAAGGTAGGGCTGGGTTTCCAGGCGTTAAACGATAAAATGGGTATATACACAACGCAGGGAGCGTACGGGAGCGTTGCCTACCGTTTCAACTTGCCGGCCCTGGCAAAACTGTCCATTGGAGTCCAGGGAGGAGTAAGCGTAATACCTCTTTACGACGTAACTACAGCCACAAGTATAAATAAAGCGGTTGCCAGCCTGGGCGTGGGAGTTTACTACCAGTCAGATCGTCTCTTTGCAGGAGTTTCGGCGCCAGAGCTGAGCGGACAGGTGACGGATCTGACGGGGCGATATATCTACAAAAGTGTCCGGCCGATTATGATTCAGGCAGGAATGCCCATTGAGGTCGCTGAAAATACGGTGTTGATTCCCTCAGTCCTGATTTCAAAAATCGCCGACCGAGATCTTGGTTTTGATATCAACCTTCGGGCATGGTTCAACGAGCAGATAGGATTAGGACTGTCGTACCGGCAGAATAGTCCAGGAGTAATTTCAACAAACTATGTGCAGGCAATAGCCGAATACCAATTAACAAAAGCAATCCGGCTGGCTTATACCTTCAACTCCCAAACCCCGGAAAGCCCCAACGCCATGCAATATGATCAGAAGAGCGTTCATGAGATTATGCTTCGTTTTTCGCCCAACGTGCTGACCTTTAAGTATTGA
- a CDS encoding AAA family ATPase, producing the protein MLRYLSASSRMPNQSVIQNLYIPSDLDREFPLAPHFVQTFGSYPNYLHFNDDFKPSGQQLLEGRGFVLINHSIRVTDQGWHAIERIYQHEDGILLKAEFVGDRFFRLYGYYRDELSAKKLLDGFQDHKYVHEDNQTHIYLIQSGLGGLHTERVEILPPTIDLELHYNDDFPVVHERLVNLLAQPKSKGLILLHGEPGTGKTTYIKHLSSLVKKDMLILPPYMTNYLTSPEIIPFLLDNKDSVLIIEDAERILQSREAGGDTNSVSNILNLTDGLLADCMHIQVIATFNASKHLLDKALLRKGRLMVDYAFGKLDPIKANNLLSNLGMEYRTKEPMTLADIFNLEEQTVSGERHEVKMGF; encoded by the coding sequence ATGTTGCGCTATTTATCGGCCAGTAGTCGTATGCCTAATCAATCTGTTATTCAGAATTTGTATATACCCAGCGATCTTGATCGTGAGTTTCCGCTTGCTCCGCATTTTGTGCAGACGTTCGGTTCCTACCCGAATTATCTTCATTTCAATGACGATTTTAAGCCCTCTGGGCAGCAATTGTTAGAGGGACGGGGGTTTGTGTTAATTAACCACTCTATTCGGGTTACGGATCAGGGCTGGCATGCTATCGAGCGAATTTATCAGCACGAAGATGGCATTCTACTGAAAGCAGAGTTTGTGGGTGATCGCTTTTTTAGACTCTACGGCTACTATCGTGACGAGCTATCGGCAAAGAAGCTACTGGATGGATTTCAGGATCATAAATATGTACACGAAGACAATCAGACGCACATCTATCTGATTCAGAGTGGTCTGGGTGGTTTGCACACCGAACGCGTAGAAATTCTACCACCCACTATCGATCTGGAATTGCATTACAACGATGATTTTCCGGTTGTTCACGAGCGGTTGGTTAACCTGTTGGCTCAGCCAAAAAGCAAGGGGTTGATTCTGCTCCACGGTGAGCCTGGAACGGGCAAAACGACTTATATCAAGCACCTCAGTTCGTTGGTCAAAAAGGACATGCTCATTCTGCCACCTTATATGACCAATTACCTGACATCGCCTGAAATTATTCCGTTTTTGCTGGATAATAAAGATTCTGTGTTGATCATCGAAGACGCCGAACGAATTCTACAGTCGCGTGAGGCCGGTGGCGACACGAATAGCGTTTCGAACATACTGAACCTGACCGATGGCCTCCTTGCCGACTGTATGCACATACAGGTCATTGCCACATTTAACGCCAGCAAACACCTCTTAGACAAAGCACTGCTTCGAAAAGGGCGTCTGATGGTCGATTACGCATTTGGCAAACTAGATCCTATCAAGGCGAATAACCTGCTCTCCAACCTCGGTATGGAATACCGGACCAAAGAACCTATGACCCTGGCCGATATTTTCAATCTTGAAGAGCAAACCGTTTCGGGCGAGCGGCACGAGGTGAAAATGGGATTTTGA
- the accC gene encoding acetyl-CoA carboxylase biotin carboxylase subunit, with protein sequence MAKINKLLIANRGEIALRIMRTAREMGIQTVAIYSEADRNALHVRYADEAVCVGPPPSTESYLRTDEIIDVCKRLNVDAIHPGYGFLSENANFASAVRQAGLIFVGPSPESIEVMGSKLAAKAAVAHYNIPMVPGTPSAITDREEAKVISAQIGYPILIKASAGGGGKGMRVVENEAEFDEQMDRAVSEAQSAFGDGSVFIEKYVTSPRHVEIQVLGDQHGNIIHLFERECSVQRRHQKVVEEAPSAILTPEIREAMGRAAVDVARACGYYGAGTVEFIVNDKLDFYFLEMNTRLQVEHPVTEQITGVDLVKQMIYIAEGKPLTIKQEELQIKGHAVEVRVYAEDPANNFLPDVGTLETYIRPQGNGVRVDDGFEQGMAIPIYYDPMIAKLITYGDTREEAIQKMIRAIDEYQISGVQTTLPFCRFVMEHDAFRSGQFDTGFVSKYFTPDKLTPVPNITEAELAAVLAAYLMENQKPKTNGPTTQIATKGSKWKANRLS encoded by the coding sequence GTGGCTAAAATCAATAAACTCCTTATTGCCAATCGGGGCGAAATTGCTTTACGAATTATGCGAACTGCCCGTGAAATGGGTATCCAGACGGTCGCTATTTACTCCGAGGCCGATCGGAACGCACTTCATGTTCGCTATGCCGACGAGGCTGTATGCGTTGGTCCGCCCCCCTCAACGGAATCGTATCTGCGAACCGATGAAATCATTGATGTGTGTAAACGATTGAACGTCGATGCCATTCATCCGGGTTACGGTTTCCTTTCCGAAAACGCCAATTTTGCCAGTGCCGTTCGGCAGGCAGGGTTAATTTTCGTTGGACCTTCTCCCGAAAGTATTGAGGTGATGGGCAGTAAACTGGCTGCTAAAGCGGCCGTTGCCCACTATAATATCCCGATGGTACCCGGTACACCTTCGGCCATTACCGACCGGGAAGAAGCCAAAGTTATATCTGCCCAAATTGGTTACCCTATTCTGATTAAAGCCAGTGCTGGTGGTGGTGGCAAAGGCATGAGGGTGGTTGAGAACGAAGCGGAATTCGATGAGCAGATGGATCGCGCCGTGAGTGAAGCTCAATCGGCTTTTGGCGACGGTTCGGTATTTATTGAGAAATACGTCACGTCGCCCCGACACGTTGAGATTCAGGTATTGGGCGACCAGCACGGCAATATCATTCACTTGTTTGAGCGGGAGTGTTCGGTACAGCGACGGCACCAGAAAGTCGTTGAAGAGGCTCCTTCGGCCATTTTAACGCCCGAAATTCGGGAGGCTATGGGCCGGGCAGCTGTCGATGTAGCTCGTGCCTGTGGCTACTACGGCGCTGGCACTGTCGAGTTCATCGTCAACGATAAACTCGACTTCTATTTTCTGGAGATGAACACGCGCCTTCAGGTCGAACATCCAGTTACTGAACAGATTACGGGGGTCGATCTGGTGAAACAGATGATTTACATCGCCGAAGGCAAACCCCTCACGATTAAGCAGGAAGAGTTACAAATCAAAGGTCATGCGGTAGAAGTACGGGTGTACGCCGAAGATCCGGCCAATAACTTCCTGCCCGATGTAGGCACGCTCGAAACCTACATACGACCACAAGGAAACGGGGTTCGCGTTGACGATGGTTTTGAACAGGGCATGGCCATCCCAATCTACTACGACCCGATGATTGCCAAGCTCATCACCTACGGCGACACGCGTGAGGAAGCCATCCAGAAAATGATTCGTGCCATCGACGAATATCAGATTTCGGGGGTACAAACAACACTCCCTTTCTGCCGGTTTGTGATGGAACACGACGCTTTCCGATCAGGCCAGTTCGATACGGGTTTTGTGAGTAAATACTTTACCCCCGATAAATTAACGCCTGTACCGAATATTACTGAAGCGGAATTGGCGGCTGTGTTAGCAGCTTATCTGATGGAGAATCAGAAGCCAAAGACGAACGGACCGACTACCCAGATAGCGACTAAAGGAAGTAAGTGGAAAGCGAATCGGCTGAGCTAA
- a CDS encoding histone H1 — protein sequence MARFDEVKNLVMSLEGDFEKFYEKNNQAAGTRVRKGMQDLKTLAQEIRSEVQNTKNAAA from the coding sequence ATGGCACGCTTCGATGAAGTAAAGAATTTGGTTATGTCGCTAGAAGGTGATTTCGAAAAATTCTACGAAAAAAATAACCAGGCTGCCGGTACTCGCGTTCGTAAAGGAATGCAGGATCTGAAAACGCTGGCGCAGGAAATCCGTTCAGAAGTTCAAAATACCAAGAACGCGGCTGCGTAA
- a CDS encoding MaoC family dehydratase gives MEFGLNAVHRYAFQFSQADVVDFARVTGDNNPLHLDADFAAQTPFKRPIIHGMLGASVFTKVLGTEFPGYGSVYLGQTLEFLRPMFVDVDYEATFTVQSIDSVKHIAQILGEIRDVKTGKVTTKGVATLMHKEKVQ, from the coding sequence ATGGAATTTGGACTCAATGCTGTTCATCGCTACGCCTTTCAGTTTTCGCAGGCCGATGTAGTCGATTTTGCCCGCGTTACAGGCGATAATAACCCGCTTCATCTTGATGCTGACTTTGCCGCTCAAACGCCCTTCAAACGCCCAATTATTCACGGTATGTTAGGTGCCAGCGTTTTCACAAAAGTGCTGGGTACGGAGTTTCCAGGCTACGGCTCCGTTTATTTAGGGCAAACGCTGGAGTTTTTACGCCCTATGTTTGTTGATGTGGATTATGAAGCTACGTTCACCGTTCAGTCAATTGATTCGGTTAAGCACATTGCCCAAATCCTGGGTGAAATCCGGGATGTAAAAACGGGGAAGGTCACAACAAAGGGCGTTGCTACACTTATGCACAAAGAAAAGGTTCAGTAA
- a CDS encoding acyltransferase family protein, whose amino-acid sequence MLTNLFSLHTATAKRVFGLDVMRALAILIVVDAHATIALKEYYNGIFLHHLLPDGVELFFVLSGFLIGGILIRSYEKKQRFDRELLLNFWTRRWFRTLPNYYLVLGGLILMALVRAWRSGLHHNLPPAGTLIKYFFFVQNFAQYVPDFFTETWSLAIEEWSYITLPLVLWIMHSLFSARWPRQRIVLTTILTIIISTNLYRFITALQIPISEGELGYRGIVITRLDAISYGVLAAYARHYFPARWTNESLRRRLLVIGLIMTVIASFSASIVIIGYYGQLGLFPAYTFFKRTFYFPLIGLSMALLMPYMDGWRTATGVWARFGIARAITHISLISYSMYLLNLTPIMLNIVERIPTTSYTTGWLKVGLFWALVLVSSTLLYKLFEKPVTELRDRLSSKEPTQLINVE is encoded by the coding sequence ATGCTTACGAACTTGTTTTCGCTCCATACGGCGACTGCTAAACGCGTATTTGGATTAGATGTGATGCGGGCGTTGGCCATCCTGATCGTGGTGGATGCCCATGCAACGATTGCTTTGAAAGAATACTATAATGGAATCTTTCTGCATCATCTGCTACCCGACGGCGTCGAGTTATTTTTTGTCCTGAGTGGTTTTCTAATTGGCGGTATTCTGATTCGATCCTATGAAAAAAAGCAACGCTTCGATCGGGAGCTACTGCTTAATTTCTGGACACGTCGGTGGTTTCGGACCTTACCCAACTATTACCTGGTATTGGGTGGATTGATTCTAATGGCTTTGGTAAGGGCCTGGCGTAGTGGCCTCCATCATAATTTGCCGCCAGCAGGAACATTGATTAAGTACTTCTTTTTCGTCCAGAACTTTGCGCAATACGTTCCTGATTTCTTCACCGAAACCTGGAGTTTAGCCATCGAAGAGTGGTCGTACATTACGCTCCCGTTGGTGTTATGGATCATGCATAGCCTATTTTCGGCTCGGTGGCCTCGACAGCGAATTGTGCTGACAACTATTTTAACCATTATTATTAGTACGAATTTGTACCGATTTATAACGGCTTTACAGATCCCGATTTCGGAGGGAGAACTGGGGTATCGGGGTATTGTAATAACACGGCTGGATGCTATTTCGTATGGGGTGCTGGCGGCTTACGCCAGACATTATTTTCCGGCCCGATGGACAAATGAATCGCTGCGTCGCCGACTTTTGGTTATCGGCCTGATCATGACGGTAATCGCTTCTTTCTCGGCTTCTATTGTCATTATCGGTTACTATGGCCAGCTGGGCCTTTTTCCGGCTTACACATTTTTTAAACGCACATTCTATTTCCCACTTATTGGCCTAAGTATGGCTTTGCTTATGCCTTACATGGATGGCTGGCGAACTGCAACGGGCGTATGGGCTCGCTTTGGCATTGCACGGGCAATCACGCATATCAGCCTGATTTCGTATTCGATGTATTTGCTGAATCTAACCCCCATTATGCTGAACATAGTTGAGCGAATACCAACAACCTCCTATACAACTGGTTGGCTAAAAGTTGGCCTGTTTTGGGCATTAGTACTGGTATCGTCAACCCTTCTGTACAAACTTTTCGAGAAGCCCGTCACCGAACTCCGCGATCGCCTATCCTCCAAGGAGCCTACGCAGTTGATCAATGTTGAATGA
- a CDS encoding YybH family protein, producing the protein MNRIIVAVLLTSIWWPVLGQHTIESEQKELSKERRTILQILERQTADWNSGRVDKFMNGYWPSDSLTFVGKAGITYGYEATLANYKKRYPTRVSMGTLKFDILQLDFPAPDVAYVIGRFHLTRPKIGDADGYFTLLWRKLNNHWLIVSDHSN; encoded by the coding sequence ATGAACCGAATTATCGTCGCAGTCTTACTTACGTCAATCTGGTGGCCTGTCCTGGGTCAGCACACCATCGAATCCGAACAAAAGGAACTATCGAAAGAACGTCGAACTATTCTGCAAATTCTGGAGCGCCAGACCGCCGACTGGAATTCTGGACGAGTCGATAAGTTTATGAATGGCTATTGGCCCTCCGATTCGCTAACGTTTGTCGGTAAAGCAGGCATTACGTATGGGTATGAGGCAACGCTCGCCAACTATAAAAAGCGGTATCCCACTCGCGTTTCTATGGGAACGCTCAAATTCGACATTTTACAATTGGATTTCCCCGCACCAGACGTCGCCTATGTGATCGGCCGCTTCCACCTGACGCGTCCTAAAATTGGCGATGCTGATGGCTACTTTACCCTCCTATGGCGTAAGCTTAATAACCACTGGCTAATCGTTAGCGACCATTCGAATTAA
- the fabG gene encoding 3-oxoacyl-ACP reductase FabG, producing the protein MRLQNKVAIITGAARGIGQKAAEVFCQEGATVIIWDVLDEGESTAQALVAQGFRCEFKHVSTTDVPAIEAAARDVFDRYGRIDILINNAGITRDKTLLKMSFAEWQQVIDVNLTGVFNCTKVVAPYMVDQKYGRIICTSSINGVHGAFGQTNYAAAKAGIIGMVRSWAKELGPKGVTANAVAPGFIQTAMTDAMPDEVRNQAVATIPVRRIGKPEDIAYAYLFLASDEASFVNGHVLSVNGGQAL; encoded by the coding sequence ATGCGATTACAAAATAAAGTAGCCATCATAACCGGTGCTGCCCGAGGAATAGGCCAGAAAGCTGCCGAAGTATTTTGCCAGGAAGGGGCAACCGTCATTATCTGGGATGTGCTCGACGAAGGCGAAAGCACGGCACAAGCGCTGGTTGCACAAGGATTTCGATGCGAATTCAAACACGTTAGCACAACCGATGTGCCAGCCATCGAAGCGGCAGCCCGTGATGTGTTTGACCGTTATGGCCGGATCGATATCCTGATCAACAATGCCGGAATCACGCGCGATAAGACCCTGTTGAAAATGTCATTTGCCGAGTGGCAGCAGGTTATTGATGTAAACCTGACGGGCGTATTTAACTGTACCAAAGTGGTTGCGCCTTATATGGTTGACCAAAAATATGGCCGAATTATCTGCACATCCTCGATCAACGGGGTTCACGGGGCCTTCGGACAAACAAATTATGCTGCTGCAAAAGCGGGCATCATTGGTATGGTGCGATCATGGGCTAAAGAACTGGGTCCTAAAGGTGTTACAGCTAATGCTGTGGCTCCCGGATTTATTCAAACGGCCATGACCGATGCCATGCCCGACGAAGTTCGTAATCAGGCGGTCGCGACTATTCCGGTGCGTCGTATTGGTAAACCCGAAGACATTGCCTACGCCTATTTATTCTTAGCCTCGGATGAAGCGTCGTTCGTGAATGGGCACGTGTTGTCTGTCAACGGAGGGCAGGCGTTGTAG